In Pseudoalteromonas piratica, the genomic stretch AACATTAAAGAAACGCTGTCCAATCTTGAGAATCAACAAAGTGTTACAAAGGCACAGCATATTTATCTTAATTCATCAGAATTAAATAAAGATTATACGTTACTAACGGTGAAAGACTGGCAGTGCAAATATGTTAACGGGCCTTGTGTTTCGTTCACAGTAAAGCAGATGAGTCGAATTTGGTTAAAAGGTAGCAACGGCACGGGCAAATCAACATTATTAAATGCACTTAGGGCGTCACGGTCTGATTCACCAAATGTTACCTATAAAAATTGTGAAATTACTTATCTCGATCAGCATTACAGTTGGCTAGATAACTTCAGCTCGAGTTTAGATGCATTAATGACAATCTCAGATAGCTTGAGTCTTCAACAAGCACGAACCTTACTTGCTGGAATTGGTTTTAAAGGCGATACAGTATTTACAAATACATCCTACTTGAGCGGTGGTGAGAGAATGAAGGTGGCAATGTTGTGTACAAGCTATGCCAAAAGCAATGCACTTTTGCTGCTTGATGAACCCGATAACCACTTAGATTTAGATTCAAAAGTCCAACTTGCTAACGCTTTATCACAATATAAAGGTGCCTTTATCCTTGTCAGTCATGATAGTGATTTTGTTAATGCAGTGGATATCAATACGGTTGTGGATATAAATTTAATTGAGCCTATTGTAGTAACTAAATAAAGGTGTAGAGTCAATATTGTGGCTATTACATTCTATTGTCGTTAAGTGATATTTTGGCTGTATTCAGCGCGTTCTTGGCTGTGCTTATTGCAATAGAAATTTTTATTAATATTGTTATGTACCTAAGGGATGACGTAATTCATATCAATTTAGTTATTGCCACTACGTTAATGGCAATCGCTCGTAAGGTTATTTTATTGGACTTTTCAAAATTAGCCCCTGAATACATCTGGATCACGGCAGGTTTAGTGTTAGCATTAGGCTTAACTTACTGGCTAGTTGCAGTGAAAGAAAAGGAAAGGAAAAAAGTGAACTCAGAGCAATGATGACATCCCATTTGGTTAAGGCTTCAATTGAAAGAGGTTTAAATTGCTTAAATTAAGAGACCTTGCTTTGCAGGATAAAGACGCATTGGTCAATTATTTGAATGATGTGTCAGTTACACAGTTTTTATCCAGTAATATTCCGACAACTTACACCCTTGATGATGCTATTTGGTTTATTACAAAAGGCAGCAATAACAATGCAATAGTTAAAGCAATAGAGCATAAAGGCGTAATCTGTGGCGTCATTGGTGTGTATTTAAAAGAAGGTGAATATGCACATTGTGCCGAAATTGGATATTGGTTAGGCAAGCAATTTTGGCAACAGGGCATTGCAACGGACGCGGTTATGTTATTTGTGAAGCAGGTATTTAATAGCACTGAGATTATTCGCATTTATAACCCTGTAACAGAGGCAAATTATGCGTCAATTCGTGTTATGGAAAAAGCGGGCTTTGTTTTGGAAGGGATTTTAAAGCAGTCTGTTAAACATAAAGGACAGTATTTTGACGAACATCTTTATGCCATAACAAAATAGTCAGTAGAAAGTAGGTGATAGCAATTTATCACCTACTTAATTTGGCTATGCTTTGCCGTTTTCAGCAAATTTTAAAAGGGTGTCACCACTCATACGATAACCAATCCATTCATGTTGTGGCTCAGCCCCCAATGACTCATAAAACTCACGTGAAGGTGTATTCCAATCTAAGCAACTCCATTCAAAGCGGCCACAGCCTTTTTCAACAGCTATTTGAGCTAAATGTTGTAACAGCGCGATGCCTGCACCTTTTCCGCGGTGTTCTGGTGATACATATAAATCTTCCAGATAAAGACCAGGTTTGGCAAGCCAAGTCGAATAGTTGTAAAAGAATACTGAAAAACCAATAGCTTGGCCGTCTAATTCACAGATTAAACCATAAACTCCCGAGTGCTCAGCAAACATAGATTGTTTTATTGTTTCAGGCGTTGCGAGTACTTCGTGCTCAGCCTTCTCATATATTGCGAGTTCTTTAATAAAATACAAAATAGTATCAATGTCGTTTAGGGTTGCTGGGCGAATTGTTAAGCTCATTGAAACCTCATCGTTTAAAAGTTTTTGCTAGTTTATGATTAACTCATTAATGAAGCCAGTGCATAATAATCATAAATATATGAAATTTGATCATATCTTATGGATATAAAACAGTTTGATCTTAATTTACTTACTTTA encodes the following:
- a CDS encoding phosphate-starvation-inducible PsiE family protein; the protein is MSLSDILAVFSAFLAVLIAIEIFINIVMYLRDDVIHINLVIATTLMAIARKVILLDFSKLAPEYIWITAGLVLALGLTYWLVAVKEKERKKVNSEQ
- a CDS encoding GNAT family N-acetyltransferase; the protein is MLKLRDLALQDKDALVNYLNDVSVTQFLSSNIPTTYTLDDAIWFITKGSNNNAIVKAIEHKGVICGVIGVYLKEGEYAHCAEIGYWLGKQFWQQGIATDAVMLFVKQVFNSTEIIRIYNPVTEANYASIRVMEKAGFVLEGILKQSVKHKGQYFDEHLYAITK
- a CDS encoding GNAT family N-acetyltransferase translates to MSLTIRPATLNDIDTILYFIKELAIYEKAEHEVLATPETIKQSMFAEHSGVYGLICELDGQAIGFSVFFYNYSTWLAKPGLYLEDLYVSPEHRGKGAGIALLQHLAQIAVEKGCGRFEWSCLDWNTPSREFYESLGAEPQHEWIGYRMSGDTLLKFAENGKA